A window of the Tiliqua scincoides isolate rTilSci1 chromosome 5, rTilSci1.hap2, whole genome shotgun sequence genome harbors these coding sequences:
- the LOC136651414 gene encoding inactive phospholipase C-like protein 2 isoform X2, translating into MKDGSRQRLVQKKKTVSFSTMPSNRKLSSTAACISFMLEGCEMKKVRSNSRMYSRFFVLDPDLRFMHWEPSKKDSEKAKIEIKSVREVRVGKKTPVLRSNGLSDQFPDECAFSIIYGDNYESLDLVASSADVVNAWVMGLRYLASYGKHTLEEAPDTGHPNPRTSWISSVFDIADLEKEGQIPVSRAVQLIRALNPGMKASTIELKFKELQKAASERLGEVVSCEVFVEAYCELCTRPEVFFLLVQFSSNKEYMGLKDLMSFLEAEQGMEGVTEDMCMEIVRKYEPSKEGREKGYLAVDGFTRYLLSADCAIFDPQHRKVCQDMSQPLSHYFISSAHGACLGEDSCFWGGSTSDTGGYVAALKAGCRSLELVVCDGPSGEPVVSAGTRLAFSRVVGAIAEHAFEASEFPLILCLSVRCCLAQQRLMAEHLRKAFGDKLYLIPPNPNEVYLPSPETLKRCILIKGWKLPPSCQSSEGEVSDDDETAELGLSLGDEDHELPRCRQVLCRELSDLVSLCQAVSFQGFEASRRGQCYWEVCSFSEVEAGRYANEDPEDFVAYNKRFLSRVYPSPMRIDASNMNPQDFWKCGCQMVAMNYQTPGLMMDLNAGWFRQNGGCGYVLRPAIMREEVSYFSANTRDTLPGISAQLLHLKVISGQNLPKPKGSGAKGDVVEPYVCAEMHGIPADCTEKRTKTVLQSGDNPIFEETLEFQVNLPELAILRFVVLDDDYIGDEFIAQYTIPFECLQVGYRHVPLQSLAGEPLPNATLFVHVAITNRRGGGKAHRRGLSGRKGRRMREYTSTKATGIKAIDEVFRTATQPLREATDLRENMQNALVSFKELCGLTPAANVKQCILKLATWLQPSEKESSPAVTLNLGEEYPSMEAQGPVPELLRKVLAAYDTMIQTSRTLIESADAVHSKIIQVQQAGMGFHKELHRLEAKEGLKGRKLQKALESFAWNITVLKGQADLLKHSKAEALDTLWQIHNAAQSCGIGRNGAASPDLFRSRAVLDPILETEGGSDTGSC; encoded by the exons GATGGGTCCCGTCAGCGCCTTGTGCAGAAGAAGAAGACGGTCTCCTTCAGCACCATGCCCAGCAACCGCAAGCTCAGCAGCACGGCAGCCTGCATCTCCTTCATGCTGGAGGGATGTGAGATGAAGAAGGTGCGCTCCAACTCCCGCATGTACAGCCGGTTCTTTGTGTTGGACCCTGATTTACGCTTCATGCACTGGGAGCCTTCCAAGAAGGACTCTGAAAAAGCCAAGATTGAGATCAAGTCGGTCAGAGAGGTGCGGGTGGGGAAGAAGACTCCAGTGCTGCGCTCCAATGGCCTGTCTGACCAGTTCCCAGATGAATGCGCTTTCTCCATCATCTACGGAGACAACTATGAGTCCTTGGATCTGGTGGCCAGCTCGGCGGATGTGGTGAATGCTTGGGTGATGGGGCTGCGGTACTTGGCCTCCTATGGAAAGCATACTCTGGAGGAAGCTCCTGATACTGGCCACCCCAATCCGCGAACCTCATGGATTTCCTCTGTCTTTGATATCGCGGACCTGGAGAAGGAAGGCCAAATCCCAGTCTCCCGAGCTGTGCAGCTCATCCGTGCCCTCAACCCTGGTATGAAGGCCTCGACCATTGAGCTGAAATTCAAAGAGCTACAGAAAGCAGCCAGTGAGCGATTGGGGGAAGTGGTCAGCTGTGAGGTCTTTGTGGAGGCCTATTGTGAGCTGTGCACCAGGCCAGAGGTGTTCTTTCTCTTGGTCCAGTTTTCCAGCAATAAGGAGTACATGGGCCTGAAAGATCTAATGAGCTTCCTGGAGGCTGAGCAGGGCATGGAAGGGGTTACGGAAGACATGTGCATGGAGATTGTCCGCAAATACGAGCCGTCCAAGGAAGGCCGAGAAAAGGGCTACTTGGCCGTGGACGGTTTCACTCGCTACCTCCTCTCAGCTGACTGCGCCATATTTGACCCGCAGCACCGCAAAGTGTGCCAGGACATGAGCCAGCCGCTGTCCCATTACTTCATTAGCTCCGCGCATGGTGCATGTCTTGGCGAGGACAGCTGCTTCTGGGGTGGCTCCACCTCAGACACTGGGGGTTATGTGGCAGCCCTCAAGGCTGGCTGTCGCAGCTTAGAACTAGTGGTGTGTGACGGCCCATCTGGAGAGCCTGTGGTCAGCGCTGGGACCCGCTTGGCCTTCTCCCGGGTGGTGGGTGCTATTGCGGAGCATGCCTTTGAGGCGTCCGAGTTCCCTCTCATCCTGTGCCTCTCTGTGCGCTGCTGCCTTGCCCAGCAGAGGCTCATGGCTGAACACCTGAGGAAGGCCTTTGGGGACAAGCTGTATCTGATACCCCCAAACCCTAACGAGGTCTACCTCCCCTCTCCAGAAACCCTCAAGAGATGCATCCTCATCAAAGGCTGGAAGCTGCCCCCCAGCTGCCAGTCTAGTGAAGGAGAGGTCTCTGATGATGATGAGACTGCCGAGCTGGGCCTATCACTTGGGGACGAGGACCATGAGCTGCCTCGCTGCAGGCAGGTCTTGTGCCGGGAGCTCTCGGACTTGGTGAGCCTGTGCCAGGCAGTATCTTTCCAGGGATTTGAGGCCTCCCGGCGAGGACAGTGCTATTGGGAGGTCTGCTCCTTCAGTGAGGTGGAAGCTGGGCGCTACGCCAATGAGGATCCGGAGGATTTTGTAGCCTATAACAAGCGCTTCCTGTCACGGGTTTACCCCAGCCCCATGCGCATCGATGCCAGCAACATGAACCCCCAGGACTTTTGGAAATGCGGCTGCCAGATGGTGGCCATGAACTACCAGACACCAGGCCTGATGATGGACCTGAATGCCGGCTGGTTTCGCCAGAATGGGGGCTGTGGCTATGTGCTCCGGCCGGCCATTATGCGCGAGGAGGTGTCCTACTTTAGTGCAAACACCAGGGACACTTTGCCTGGCATCTCTGCTCAGCTTTTGCACCTCAAGGTCATCAGTGGTCAGAACCTACCCAAGCCCAAGGGCTCTGGAGCCAAAGGGGATGTGGTGGAGCCGTATGTCTGTGCTGAGATGCATGGCATCCCCGCTGACTGCACGGAGAAGCGTACTAAGACGGTGCTGCAGAGTGGGGACAACCCTATCTTTGAGGAGACCCTGGAGTTCCAGGTGAACCTCCCTGAACTGGCCATCCTGCGTTTTGTGGTGCTTGACGATGATTACATTGGGGATGAGTTCATTGCCCAGTACACCATCCCCTTTGAGTGCCTCCAGGTGGGCTACCGCCATGTGCCCCTCCAGTCCTTGGCTGGTGAGCCCCTCCCCAATGCCACCTTGTTTGTGCACGTAGCCATCACTAACCGGCGAGGTGGAGGCAAAGCACACCGGCGGGGACTCTCAGGACGGAAGGGACGGCGCATGCGGGAGTATACCTCCACCAAAGCCACAGGCATCAAGGCCATCGACGAGGTGTTCCGTACGGCCACACAGCCACTGCGGGAGGCCACAGACCTGCGGGAGAACATGCAG aatgctctggtcTCCTTTAAGGAGTTGTGTGGCCTGACGCCGGCAGCCAACGTCAAGCAGTGCATCTTGAAGCTGGCCACATGGTTGCAGCCCAGCGAGAAGGAGAGCTCCCCGGCTGTCACTCTCAACCTGGGCGAAGAGTACCCCTCCATGGAGGCCCAGGGGCCCGTTCCGGAGCTGTTGCGGAAGGTTCTTGCTGCCTATGACACT atgaTCCAGACAAGCCGAACGTTAATTGAGTCAGCTGATGCTGTTCACTCCAAGATTATTCAGGTGCAACAAGCAG GGATGGGCTTTCACAAGGAGCTGCACCGACTGGAGGCAAAGGAAGGTCTGAAAGGGCGGaagctgcagaaggctctggagAGTTTTGCCTGGAACATCACTGTCCTCAAG
- the LOC136651414 gene encoding inactive phospholipase C-like protein 2 isoform X1 — translation MPSNRKLSSTAACISFMLEGCEMKKVRSNSRMYSRFFVLDPDLRFMHWEPSKKDSEKAKIEIKSVREVRVGKKTPVLRSNGLSDQFPDECAFSIIYGDNYESLDLVASSADVVNAWVMGLRYLASYGKHTLEEAPDTGHPNPRTSWISSVFDIADLEKEGQIPVSRAVQLIRALNPGMKASTIELKFKELQKAASERLGEVVSCEVFVEAYCELCTRPEVFFLLVQFSSNKEYMGLKDLMSFLEAEQGMEGVTEDMCMEIVRKYEPSKEGREKGYLAVDGFTRYLLSADCAIFDPQHRKVCQDMSQPLSHYFISSAHGACLGEDSCFWGGSTSDTGGYVAALKAGCRSLELVVCDGPSGEPVVSAGTRLAFSRVVGAIAEHAFEASEFPLILCLSVRCCLAQQRLMAEHLRKAFGDKLYLIPPNPNEVYLPSPETLKRCILIKGWKLPPSCQSSEGEVSDDDETAELGLSLGDEDHELPRCRQVLCRELSDLVSLCQAVSFQGFEASRRGQCYWEVCSFSEVEAGRYANEDPEDFVAYNKRFLSRVYPSPMRIDASNMNPQDFWKCGCQMVAMNYQTPGLMMDLNAGWFRQNGGCGYVLRPAIMREEVSYFSANTRDTLPGISAQLLHLKVISGQNLPKPKGSGAKGDVVEPYVCAEMHGIPADCTEKRTKTVLQSGDNPIFEETLEFQVNLPELAILRFVVLDDDYIGDEFIAQYTIPFECLQVGYRHVPLQSLAGEPLPNATLFVHVAITNRRGGGKAHRRGLSGRKGRRMREYTSTKATGIKAIDEVFRTATQPLREATDLRENMQNALVSFKELCGLTPAANVKQCILKLATWLQPSEKESSPAVTLNLGEEYPSMEAQGPVPELLRKVLAAYDTMIQTSRTLIESADAVHSKIIQVQQAGMGFHKELHRLEAKEGLKGRKLQKALESFAWNITVLKGQADLLKHSKAEALDTLWQIHNAAQSCGIGRNGAASPDLFRSRAVLDPILETEGGSDTGSC, via the exons ATGCCCAGCAACCGCAAGCTCAGCAGCACGGCAGCCTGCATCTCCTTCATGCTGGAGGGATGTGAGATGAAGAAGGTGCGCTCCAACTCCCGCATGTACAGCCGGTTCTTTGTGTTGGACCCTGATTTACGCTTCATGCACTGGGAGCCTTCCAAGAAGGACTCTGAAAAAGCCAAGATTGAGATCAAGTCGGTCAGAGAGGTGCGGGTGGGGAAGAAGACTCCAGTGCTGCGCTCCAATGGCCTGTCTGACCAGTTCCCAGATGAATGCGCTTTCTCCATCATCTACGGAGACAACTATGAGTCCTTGGATCTGGTGGCCAGCTCGGCGGATGTGGTGAATGCTTGGGTGATGGGGCTGCGGTACTTGGCCTCCTATGGAAAGCATACTCTGGAGGAAGCTCCTGATACTGGCCACCCCAATCCGCGAACCTCATGGATTTCCTCTGTCTTTGATATCGCGGACCTGGAGAAGGAAGGCCAAATCCCAGTCTCCCGAGCTGTGCAGCTCATCCGTGCCCTCAACCCTGGTATGAAGGCCTCGACCATTGAGCTGAAATTCAAAGAGCTACAGAAAGCAGCCAGTGAGCGATTGGGGGAAGTGGTCAGCTGTGAGGTCTTTGTGGAGGCCTATTGTGAGCTGTGCACCAGGCCAGAGGTGTTCTTTCTCTTGGTCCAGTTTTCCAGCAATAAGGAGTACATGGGCCTGAAAGATCTAATGAGCTTCCTGGAGGCTGAGCAGGGCATGGAAGGGGTTACGGAAGACATGTGCATGGAGATTGTCCGCAAATACGAGCCGTCCAAGGAAGGCCGAGAAAAGGGCTACTTGGCCGTGGACGGTTTCACTCGCTACCTCCTCTCAGCTGACTGCGCCATATTTGACCCGCAGCACCGCAAAGTGTGCCAGGACATGAGCCAGCCGCTGTCCCATTACTTCATTAGCTCCGCGCATGGTGCATGTCTTGGCGAGGACAGCTGCTTCTGGGGTGGCTCCACCTCAGACACTGGGGGTTATGTGGCAGCCCTCAAGGCTGGCTGTCGCAGCTTAGAACTAGTGGTGTGTGACGGCCCATCTGGAGAGCCTGTGGTCAGCGCTGGGACCCGCTTGGCCTTCTCCCGGGTGGTGGGTGCTATTGCGGAGCATGCCTTTGAGGCGTCCGAGTTCCCTCTCATCCTGTGCCTCTCTGTGCGCTGCTGCCTTGCCCAGCAGAGGCTCATGGCTGAACACCTGAGGAAGGCCTTTGGGGACAAGCTGTATCTGATACCCCCAAACCCTAACGAGGTCTACCTCCCCTCTCCAGAAACCCTCAAGAGATGCATCCTCATCAAAGGCTGGAAGCTGCCCCCCAGCTGCCAGTCTAGTGAAGGAGAGGTCTCTGATGATGATGAGACTGCCGAGCTGGGCCTATCACTTGGGGACGAGGACCATGAGCTGCCTCGCTGCAGGCAGGTCTTGTGCCGGGAGCTCTCGGACTTGGTGAGCCTGTGCCAGGCAGTATCTTTCCAGGGATTTGAGGCCTCCCGGCGAGGACAGTGCTATTGGGAGGTCTGCTCCTTCAGTGAGGTGGAAGCTGGGCGCTACGCCAATGAGGATCCGGAGGATTTTGTAGCCTATAACAAGCGCTTCCTGTCACGGGTTTACCCCAGCCCCATGCGCATCGATGCCAGCAACATGAACCCCCAGGACTTTTGGAAATGCGGCTGCCAGATGGTGGCCATGAACTACCAGACACCAGGCCTGATGATGGACCTGAATGCCGGCTGGTTTCGCCAGAATGGGGGCTGTGGCTATGTGCTCCGGCCGGCCATTATGCGCGAGGAGGTGTCCTACTTTAGTGCAAACACCAGGGACACTTTGCCTGGCATCTCTGCTCAGCTTTTGCACCTCAAGGTCATCAGTGGTCAGAACCTACCCAAGCCCAAGGGCTCTGGAGCCAAAGGGGATGTGGTGGAGCCGTATGTCTGTGCTGAGATGCATGGCATCCCCGCTGACTGCACGGAGAAGCGTACTAAGACGGTGCTGCAGAGTGGGGACAACCCTATCTTTGAGGAGACCCTGGAGTTCCAGGTGAACCTCCCTGAACTGGCCATCCTGCGTTTTGTGGTGCTTGACGATGATTACATTGGGGATGAGTTCATTGCCCAGTACACCATCCCCTTTGAGTGCCTCCAGGTGGGCTACCGCCATGTGCCCCTCCAGTCCTTGGCTGGTGAGCCCCTCCCCAATGCCACCTTGTTTGTGCACGTAGCCATCACTAACCGGCGAGGTGGAGGCAAAGCACACCGGCGGGGACTCTCAGGACGGAAGGGACGGCGCATGCGGGAGTATACCTCCACCAAAGCCACAGGCATCAAGGCCATCGACGAGGTGTTCCGTACGGCCACACAGCCACTGCGGGAGGCCACAGACCTGCGGGAGAACATGCAG aatgctctggtcTCCTTTAAGGAGTTGTGTGGCCTGACGCCGGCAGCCAACGTCAAGCAGTGCATCTTGAAGCTGGCCACATGGTTGCAGCCCAGCGAGAAGGAGAGCTCCCCGGCTGTCACTCTCAACCTGGGCGAAGAGTACCCCTCCATGGAGGCCCAGGGGCCCGTTCCGGAGCTGTTGCGGAAGGTTCTTGCTGCCTATGACACT atgaTCCAGACAAGCCGAACGTTAATTGAGTCAGCTGATGCTGTTCACTCCAAGATTATTCAGGTGCAACAAGCAG GGATGGGCTTTCACAAGGAGCTGCACCGACTGGAGGCAAAGGAAGGTCTGAAAGGGCGGaagctgcagaaggctctggagAGTTTTGCCTGGAACATCACTGTCCTCAAG